Proteins encoded within one genomic window of Streptomyces sp. NBC_00523:
- a CDS encoding CocE/NonD family hydrolase, translating into MRHVDRLPYEVSQQDHVTITMSDGVRLSARIWRPTTSDRQPVPAILEAVPYRKNDLTSTRDAIHHPYIAGHGYACVRVDLRGTGESEGVLLDEYLEREQLDAEEVLAWLAAQPWCDGRTGMMGISWGGFAALQVAARRPPSLGAIVIASFTDDRYADDMHYVGGAMLSDNLAEAGTMFAYSTCPPDPAAVGDRWRDMWHERLDAARPWVLEWLRHQERDDYWRHASLSEDYQALQCPVLASSGWADGYSNAVTRLLSRVDVPRKGLIGPWSHKLPHLGEPGPAIGYLQEVVRWWDHWLKGVENGVMDGPMIRAWMQESVPPSTSYQERPGRWVGEPGWPSPHIEEVPHPLRSHRIVRGDEAPETEAEERVHTVQSPLSVGQFAGKWASYNAPPDLPYDQREEDGGSLVFETAPLPERVEILGAPSVDLLVSSSRETGQVAVRLSDVAPDGRATRVTYGVLNLAHRSGADRPEPLEPGEPYPVRVPLNGVAQVFPAGHRIRLSLSTSYWPLVWPAAAPACLSVYESGSRLTLPVRPAGAADGMPEVPFGEPEGCAPPEVTQLTEPEQAWKVSRNLVDYHSALDIVKDRGLQRFEENGIEVGLRACEKYTSVADDFGSVSGESAWTMRFRRTDWDVRVETRTMLTSDATAFHVDATLDGYEDGRRVFSRTWNESVPRSNL; encoded by the coding sequence ATGCGACACGTCGACCGACTGCCGTACGAGGTCAGCCAGCAGGACCACGTCACCATCACCATGTCGGACGGGGTCCGGCTGTCGGCAAGGATCTGGCGCCCCACCACCTCCGACCGCCAACCGGTCCCGGCGATCCTGGAGGCCGTCCCGTACCGCAAGAACGACCTGACCTCCACCCGCGACGCGATCCACCACCCCTATATCGCGGGCCACGGCTACGCCTGCGTACGTGTGGACCTGCGGGGCACCGGCGAATCCGAGGGCGTCCTGCTGGACGAATACCTGGAACGCGAACAGCTCGACGCCGAGGAGGTCCTCGCCTGGCTCGCCGCACAGCCCTGGTGCGACGGCAGGACCGGCATGATGGGCATCTCCTGGGGCGGGTTCGCCGCGCTCCAGGTCGCCGCCCGCCGCCCGCCGAGCCTCGGCGCCATCGTCATTGCGTCCTTCACCGACGACCGGTACGCGGACGACATGCACTACGTCGGCGGCGCGATGCTCTCCGACAACCTGGCCGAGGCGGGCACCATGTTCGCCTACTCCACCTGCCCGCCCGACCCCGCCGCCGTCGGCGACCGCTGGCGGGACATGTGGCACGAACGGCTGGATGCCGCACGCCCCTGGGTCCTCGAATGGCTCCGCCACCAGGAACGCGACGACTACTGGCGGCACGCCTCGCTCAGCGAGGACTACCAGGCGCTGCAATGCCCCGTCCTCGCCTCCAGCGGCTGGGCCGACGGCTACTCCAACGCCGTCACCCGGCTCCTGAGCCGCGTCGACGTCCCGCGGAAGGGCCTCATCGGCCCCTGGTCGCACAAGCTGCCCCACCTCGGCGAGCCCGGACCGGCCATCGGCTACCTCCAGGAGGTCGTGCGGTGGTGGGACCACTGGCTCAAGGGCGTCGAGAACGGAGTCATGGACGGGCCCATGATCCGCGCCTGGATGCAGGAGAGCGTGCCCCCCTCCACCTCCTACCAGGAACGGCCCGGCCGCTGGGTGGGGGAGCCGGGCTGGCCGTCGCCGCACATCGAGGAAGTGCCGCACCCCCTCCGGAGCCACCGCATAGTCCGCGGCGACGAGGCCCCGGAGACCGAAGCGGAGGAACGCGTCCACACCGTTCAGTCACCGCTCTCCGTCGGCCAGTTCGCCGGCAAGTGGGCCTCGTACAACGCTCCGCCGGACCTGCCCTACGACCAGCGCGAGGAGGACGGCGGCTCGCTGGTCTTCGAGACCGCGCCGCTGCCCGAACGCGTCGAGATCCTGGGCGCGCCCTCGGTCGACCTGCTCGTCTCCTCGTCCCGGGAGACCGGGCAGGTCGCGGTGCGGCTCTCCGACGTGGCCCCCGACGGCCGGGCCACCCGGGTCACCTACGGTGTGCTCAACCTCGCCCACCGCTCCGGCGCGGACCGGCCCGAACCCCTGGAGCCCGGCGAGCCGTACCCCGTACGGGTCCCGCTCAACGGGGTCGCCCAGGTCTTCCCGGCGGGCCACCGCATCCGCCTCTCGCTCTCCACCTCGTACTGGCCGCTGGTATGGCCCGCCGCCGCGCCCGCCTGCCTGAGCGTGTACGAGAGCGGCAGCCGCCTCACGCTGCCCGTCCGCCCGGCCGGGGCAGCGGACGGGATGCCCGAGGTGCCCTTCGGCGAGCCGGAGGGGTGCGCGCCGCCCGAGGTCACCCAGCTCACCGAACCCGAACAGGCGTGGAAGGTCTCCAGGAACCTGGTGGACTACCACTCCGCGCTCGACATCGTGAAGGACCGGGGCCTCCAGCGGTTCGAGGAGAACGGCATCGAGGTGGGGCTGCGGGCCTGCGAGAAGTACACCTCCGTCGCGGACGACTTCGGCTCGGTGAGCGGCGAGTCCGCCTGGACCATGCGGTTCCGGCGTACCGACTGGGACGTACGCGTGGAGACCCGCACCATGCTGACGTCCGACGCCACCGCGTTCCACGTGGACGCCACGCTCGACGGCTACGAGGACGGCCGGCGGGTCTTCTCCCGCACCTGGAACGAGAGCGTGCCGAGGTCGAACCTCTGA
- a CDS encoding ATP-grasp domain-containing protein: MSPQRKNIFVLGLDEANLPTLNAVPDAAGYRFHPLLTIEELQGGEVSVADLMDRARAVLDAHEGSVDAIVGYWDFPVSTLVPMLGREYGTRTTSLESVVKCEHKYWSRLEQKKATDALPGFGRVDLDSADPQPPEGVGFPMWLKPALAYSSELAYGVGDMEEFRAAVETIREGIGRVGKPFDEVLELLDLPPEMEGIGGQVCLAEEAMTGIQVAVEGYAHNGEVTVYGVLDSINYPDSPCFLRHQYPSTLPPAVIHQLHEVSERTIRQIGMDAATFSIEYFYDPKTGRVSLLEINPRHSQSHAELFHYVDGVPNHHRMIRLALDEDPVVPGGDGPYRMAAKWYYRWFGEGTVREVPTPEEIAAIERKIPGVRIDMVPSEGQRLSTVPGQDSYSYEIAHIFTGADDEEGLRRKFDQCVAALGLAFEDTEPGGRDVKAS; the protein is encoded by the coding sequence GTGTCCCCACAGCGCAAGAACATCTTCGTACTCGGCCTTGACGAGGCGAACCTGCCGACCCTGAACGCCGTTCCCGACGCCGCCGGCTACCGGTTCCACCCCCTGCTGACCATCGAGGAGTTGCAGGGGGGCGAGGTATCGGTCGCCGACCTGATGGACCGGGCCCGCGCGGTGCTCGACGCGCACGAAGGCAGCGTCGACGCGATCGTCGGCTACTGGGACTTCCCCGTCAGCACGCTCGTGCCGATGCTCGGCCGTGAGTACGGCACCCGCACCACCAGCCTCGAATCCGTCGTCAAGTGCGAGCACAAGTACTGGAGCCGGCTGGAACAGAAGAAGGCCACCGACGCCCTGCCCGGCTTCGGCCGGGTCGACCTCGACAGCGCCGACCCGCAGCCGCCCGAGGGCGTCGGCTTCCCCATGTGGCTCAAGCCAGCCCTCGCCTACTCCTCCGAACTCGCCTACGGAGTCGGGGACATGGAGGAGTTCCGGGCAGCCGTCGAGACCATACGCGAGGGCATCGGTCGGGTCGGCAAACCCTTCGACGAGGTGCTGGAACTCCTTGACCTACCGCCGGAGATGGAGGGGATCGGCGGACAGGTCTGCCTCGCCGAGGAGGCCATGACCGGCATCCAGGTCGCCGTCGAGGGCTACGCGCACAACGGCGAGGTCACCGTCTACGGGGTGCTCGACTCCATCAACTACCCCGACTCCCCGTGCTTCCTGCGCCACCAGTACCCGAGCACCCTGCCCCCGGCGGTGATCCACCAGCTCCACGAGGTCAGCGAGCGGACCATCCGCCAGATCGGCATGGACGCCGCCACCTTCAGCATCGAGTACTTCTACGACCCGAAGACCGGCCGGGTCAGCCTGCTGGAGATCAACCCCCGCCACTCCCAGTCCCACGCGGAACTCTTCCACTACGTCGACGGCGTCCCCAACCACCACCGGATGATCCGCCTCGCCCTGGACGAGGACCCCGTGGTGCCCGGCGGCGACGGCCCGTACCGCATGGCGGCCAAGTGGTACTACCGCTGGTTCGGCGAGGGCACCGTACGCGAGGTGCCCACCCCGGAGGAGATCGCCGCCATCGAGCGGAAGATACCCGGCGTACGCATCGATATGGTCCCCTCGGAGGGGCAGAGGCTGTCCACCGTGCCCGGACAGGACAGCTACAGCTACGAGATCGCCCACATCTTCACCGGAGCGGACGACGAGGAGGGCCTGCGGCGCAAGTTCGACCAGTGCGTCGCCGCGCTCGGCCTCGCCTTCGAGGACACCGAACCGGGCGGCCGCGACGTCAAGGCGTCGTGA